CAGCTGGAGTAATCCAATGGATTTATTGAGTTGTACGCTATCGGCCAGGAGGTTATAAAACGTCGATGTGTACTGATGCAGTGCGTCGACTGTGCCAAGATGACTATGTGCAAGTGCGGCAATCGCTCCCCGATCGGCGGTCAGTACCCAATCCGTTGACAGTGTTGGACGACCATAGAAAATGTTTCCGATAGCGCAACCATTGACGAGCAGGAGTGGATAGTTGCCTTTGTTCCGGTAGCCGAGTGCTTCGTTTGAGCAAAAGCCAATATCCAGATCGGTAACGTCCAGACCCGAATGGCCGAAAAAGGTAATTAATCCGACACCATTATTTACGGTTTTGGCTATGCCAGGTACTTCAACAGGCTGGTCGCTTACTTTGGAAACGGTGGTCACAAGAGCACCTAGTGCAGGACCAACTGCCTGAGTCCGATACGTATCGACGAGCTGGCGAAACAGACTGAGTTCGTTCGGCGACAGGCCCCCGCTCAGATGCAACAGGTGTTTACGCCATAATTGATTGCTGGAAGGTTTTTCAAATTCCTTCACTTTTGCCAGATAGTTCATAACATCCAGAGGAGTAGAAGCATTGATTCGGCCGGTAGGAGTAGTCGGTATGTTGGGTTGATCAGGTATCGGTTCGGCACTGAACCAGGTATCAGAGCCTGGATAACCGGCCGTCATGACCATGTCGAGCATCGCTTGCTGTGGGTCTTTCCGAATACCGGGTGTGCTGCGTCCCCGGCCAATCAACAGCAGGTATGGACTGACGGCGTTTGCTTGAAGGAATGGCCGGATAAAACGTCGAATCGCCAACGGATGACGCTCTCCATAGCTGTATTGGTCGATTAGTTGCTGCATGGTGACCGTCAGCGTATCAAAGCCACCTCCCGCTGTCGAAGCCCGGTAAGCCGCATAAGCCTTAACGGCATTCGATGTCGTATCGCCAGCCGTGCTGGTAGCAGGTTTCATTAGTGATTCGTGACTGATAATCACATAGGATGGCGTTCGGCCCGACCAGTCAGTGAAGGTAATCCGATGCAAGCCTGCTATTAATTTTCGATCGGTGGTGCTCAGCAAGGTTCGGGGGCTGGTAGTGCCCGAAACAACCAGTCGGGCCGAGGTGGCTGAATCGCTTAGTACTCGCAACCGGCTGGGTGTATCCGGGCTGGTTATATCCCAGAAGGCTGTATTGGGCAGCACATCGCTGATAGTAAGCAGTGCTCGTCCAGTAAAATTGGGTTGAAGCTCGAAACGCTTGAATGACTGCCTGTTGGCCGTAAGTCGTTGTGGATACCGGAGCCGGATGTACGATACTGAATAGGTATCGCTGGTTGTGGTTTCGTTGCCTGAAACGGTCGACACCATTAAGTGCCCGTCGGTATCAATGGCTGACCAGTTTACAGGAAACTGCATATGTGCATTGGCATAACCAACAAATCGAACACTATCCTGAAGTCTTAGATGTTCGGCTGTTGAGCCAATCAAACAGCTTACCCGATGGTTGGACACCTCCCGACCAACGACCAGAACATCTACTTGTGGATCAGGGCCATATCGTGCAGGATCTGTTAGCTGGAAGGGAGCGAAGGAAGGTTGGTTTTTCTGTTGTCTTTGGCCCGTATAGCCTTCACCCGCTTCGTAATAACTATACTCCGTTTTGCCCAGTAACCCAGCCGCCCAGCCAGGATAGTCAGACGTGAACAGACGTAGTTCTTCGGACCAATGATAGGTTTCCGGTATCAGTCCATTGGCGTTAGTATCGGTCTGGATAGCCATGCGTTTGCCAGGTTTACCATCCAATCGCCAGGTCAGGAAATAGGCTGTGGTGTCATTGAATAGACTATAGTAGCGATGGGGCTGAGCAGAATGAGGCCGATAGAGCAGCGAATCCTGAGTACCATCATTTGGCTGTCCATAAAATTCCAGAAAGTCGGTTGGGTCGAATCGGTGATCGGCTTCGCCTTCTATGAAAATAGCTTGTTCGATACCCCGGTGAAAAAGCTGTAGGGTAGTCGGATCAAGTTGATGTACGGGTATCCCGGTCCGTGCTAATTCGGCTGCTGTAATACGATAAATGCCCGGCTCGGCTACTGGAATTTTATAATAAGTCTGGTCGTAGGAAATCCACTGGGTAGGGTTAGGATCAATAGCCTGTGCTTTTATGGGAAAGGACGAGCCAACCAAGAAGATAAAAATCAGGTAGACGAATAAGCGAAACATGATACAGCCAGAAGAACCTGTATTAGACGAATACACGGGTTGGTAAGTATCATACTTTTTTGACTAATGGCTACTTAGGATAGAAGGTGAATCCTCCGGCCGGGCACTAGGCTAACCAACGGCCCTCATTTTAGTTTATCTAAAGAACGAACAACAAATGCAATACGATGACACAACTAGTTAAAGTACTATATGGACTATTGAGTCTGTGCGTACTGAGTCTGCCATTGGCCAGTGCACAAAACAAATCGACTGCTACGGCACCGCCTTCGATTGTATCGGTCATTGAAAGTGTTTCCGGCAAACATTTTGTGCCCGACACCGTATATGCCAGCCTGTCGGCCGAAGATGAGGCCTTACTAAGCAAAGAGCCAATCGCCAACTGGAGTCTGATGCAGGAGTCGGGTGAGATGGCGTATTCCAATCTGGTGATCGGGACTCGTTCCTATCAGCTCGTGATCAGGCGTCCACCCCGGTCGTCGTACCCAACAGCTACCCTGGTGCGTTATACGACACCGAAATCTAAACCAGAGCCTATTGTTCAGGGTATTTTGCAGGCTAAAGAGGAAAAACCCAAATAAAAAACAGGGTGTATGTTCAAATCATGTCGTTAAAAATCTGCCAGAGGTTCACTAAACAGCCCGTATAATTTATTTATTCCATTAATTAGGTATAATTACCTGTTTCGGGCGTGACTTCTTTTTGTTTCAGCGTCTAGTATATACACGCTTAATAACTCTGGCTATGAAACACGATTCGATACAACTCTCTCTGTTGCCTGCCCTGATCGTTGCCACAACATTAGTTGGCATCTGTGTTCGGGAGCTCTGGCATCTACTAGGCTAAGCACAATCACTCACTATTCACTAATTGACCCTGTTACGCTCAACTATCAGTTGGTCGTGGCAGGGTCTTTTCAGGTTTTTTGCCAGAGTTTGTTTGTGATATGGGTTGAGACCAGAATACAAAAGACTATTCTGTTGAACATCCTTATAAAACAGTAGTTTTACTGGCATGGCTTCATCGAAAACCCCACTCTATACCGCGCTGGCGGCTAATCTGGGTATTGCCGCAACCAAATTTGTAGCGGCTGGTGTAACGGGTAGCTCGGCCATGATTTCGGAAGGAATTCACTCGCTGGTCGATACCCTCAATGAGTTACTTTTGCTGCTGGGACTTGCCCGTAGTCAGCGACCTCCCGATCAGAAACGTCCGTTTGGCTATGGTCGGGAACAATATTTCTGGTCGTATGTAGTAGCCCTGCTTATTTTCGCTGTGGGTGGGGGCGTTTCGCTCTATGAGGGCATTACCCATTTACAACATCCAGAACTGATTCGCGATCCTTTTTGGAACTACATCGTGCTGGGTGTGGCCTTTGCGCTGGATGGGTATTCGATGCTGACGGCCCTGCGGGCATTTAATGCGCAACGTGGTTCGCAGCCGTTCTGGGCAGCCGTAAAAGACAGTAAGGATTCGGCTACATTTACGGTGCTGTTTGAAGATGTATCTGATGTACTGGGGCTGATTATCGCATTTCTAGGGGTCTTTCTGGGGCATACCCTGCAGAATCCATATCTGGATGGAACGGCCTCGATCCTGATTGGTCTGCTGCTGGTGATGGTAGCCGGTGTACTGGCCCGCGAAAGTAAGAGTTTACTATTGGGCGAAGGGGTTGATGCGGAAACCCGGTACCAACTGATATCTATTACAGAAGCGGATGTAGCGGTACAGAAAGTCGTTAACATCGCCACGATTTACCTGGGTCCTGAAGAAATTACGCTGGTGCAGGGCGTAGCTTTTCAACCCGAATTGACAACAGACGAAATCAATGAAACCATTGTTCGTGTACACCACTCCATACAGGCGCAATTCCCGGCTATCAAACATGCGTATATACAGCCCGTTGCCTTGCCTGCTTCGGCTTAAGCCGTTTCAAATCTGCGGAGGCAATTGATTAATAACTTGTTCTGCTCTCCTTTTGCAGGGGCTACAGTTATCTACAAATCAACTTTCTTCACCCTTAAGTTTACCCTATTCAAGGCGAATCAGTTTTTTACGCTGGTCGAATGAAACGGTATGGTTTTTTAAAAAATCGACACCCACATTGATCTGATGTGCTTTATCGGAGTAGTAAATCGTCTGATCCTTCAGCAAAATTCCTCCCACAGTTAGTTCATCATGAATAACGGCTTCCTGTAGTGTAAACGTCGTGTTAGCCTGGGTAACTATTTGCTGGTGGGCCGTGTCGGTATAGTGGATACCTGTCAATAAAGCCTTTGGAACTAACAGGGGTAAGGCAGAGCCTACATCCAGATTAAACAATACCTCTCGAGGCCCCAGTTTTCCCAGAACAAGAAACGGATTTGTATAGCGAACGACTCCTTTGTTTTTACTGGCCAGTGTATCCTGGGAAATACGCAACCGCTGGTTTGGCCCATCGACTGTAATGAGGAAACGACTGAAGAAGTCTCGCCCAATTACGCCGTTGATCGGGAGTTGATGCGCGTGTTCATTGTCATTGCGAACGGTCAGTTTTAGGTTAGTATGGGTAACCTGACCTATGCTGAGCTTATCGACCGCTACCAGAAATTCGCGTTTAATCTGTGTCCCTTCCCGGTTTTCCTGAAAGCCAACGATGTTCAGATTCAGTTCTTTAGCTAGTTGCTGATCAATATGCCCTAACCCGCTTATGCCCGAATTGAGTATGAAATTATAGGGGCCTCGCCCATTGACCCGCACCTGAACATAAATCAGATTATCCTGAATGATAATGGGAAGGAGATGCCCCGCAGATTGGGCTAAACCAATAAATGGGGTTAGTGAAAAAACACTAATAAGCAGGATAACGAACCGGAGTAAACGTCCAGGATGCATATAAATAATCGGGAACTCGATAGTTACAGTGGTTTACGTCAAAACGTGAGTTGGGTCAAAACGTATATAAAGCTACGAAATCAGTTGGGTAAATCAGGCTGGATGACATCTATCCATGTGGGATGATCAGACGATATTCGACTGGCGTAATCCAGTTTATTCATGATGTGGATGCAGGCCGTTTTTAATTCTCCTTTAGTAGCTGCCGGGTAATCTGCGTTATTTCCGAGAAAATCTCAACGTAAACCGACACGCATCCATATGGAGGACCGGTGATCTTTACGGGGATAATCGACTTCCTCGTATATGGCTGATTTTGACCATCGTTTAGTTCTGATAGCTGCCTATGCAGCGTTTAATGCACGGGCAATTGATGCTGCCCTGGCTACCATGCACCCCGACGTTAATTGGCCCAACGGCTGGAAAGGGGGGCGAGTGATTGGCCATGACGCCATACGAGCCTACTGGACACAGCAATGGGAGGAGCTCAATCCGCATGTGGAACCCCAGCGCTGTACAACCGATGACGATGGGCGAGTGACTGTCGATGTACATCAGGTAGTTAGCGATTATGCAGGACATACGCTGGCCGATGAACAGATACAGCATATATATGAATTTGAAAACGGCCTGATTAAACGGATGGATATTCAACGTATCTAGTTGTATTTGTGTTAGTTACTAAAGCCGCTGGGTAGCCAGCGGCTTTTTTATTTTATAGAAAAAAGTAAAACGGTTGCAACGTTTTAGCTGCTCAGTCGTCTTTAATGTGACTTTAATGCACAGCAACCACTCTCAGCACTCCTTACACAAAAGACCTCGTCGTTAATCGGCATATCCTATGAAATCGTTTTTACTTACGCTGCTCGCGCTTGCGTCGAGTACAGGAATCTTGTTGGCTCAACAAACGAAAATTTCGGGCTCGCTACTCGACTCAACCGCGAGCAAACCTGTTGAATTTGCTACGGTTGCTCTTCTGAAAGAGGGTAAAATTGTCGATGGCGCTACGGCCGATGCCAACGGTAAGTTCGTGTTTACAAAGGCTTCGGCTGGCAAGTATGGTCTTCAGATTTCATTTGTTGGCTATACGCCCAAAACAGTTGAGGGGATTAACGTTGTGGCTGAGCAGGATCTGGACGTAGGTGTGATCAAACTGAGTCAGGCCGTACAGAAATTGGCCGAAGTAACGGTGACGGAGCAAAAATCGCTGTTTGAGGAAAAATCGGACCGGATGGTTTATAACGCCGAAAAAGACATCAGCGTGAAAGGGGGCGACGCGACTGATGTGCTCAAGAAAATTCCGTCGATAGCCGTCGATATTGAGGGGAACGTACAACTACGGGGAAGCTCCAATATCAAAGTTCTGATCAACAACAAACCATCGAGTATAGTCGCCCGGAGTATATCCGATGCGTTGAAGCAGATACCAGCCGATATTATCAAGCAGGTCGAGGTAATTACGTCGCCATCAGCCAAATACGATGCCGAAGGGACAGCCGGTATCATTAACATTATCACAAAGAAAAACAGCTTACAGGGGACTAATGGCTCCATTAGCCCGAATTTTAGTCAGTGGAACAACTGGCAGAATGCCAGCATTAACCACCGCATGAAGAACCTCAGCCTGTCGGCCAATGGGGGATACAGCGACTGGAAAAATAAGCGATACATTCAATTACTACGGTCATTCTCCGCCGAAGGCGTGACTACTAATCAACGTCAGCCGCAATGGGTCATCGGCAATGGGCAAAACGTCTATGCCAATGTCAATGCCGATTGGGACATTGATTCGCTGAACCGAATGGGGGCAGGCATAAACTACTACAATGGTGATAACACCAATGGCTTCAATATTGATTTTGAAGAAAGCCGCCAGGGCGTTATCAGCCAGTATTTTCATCGGGATATGAGCCGGACCTACGACTGGGCGGGCGCCACACTGAACCTTGATTATACCCGGTTGTTCAAAAAGCCCAAAAAGGAACTCAATTTCCTGATGATGTACTCCTTTGAAGGCGAAGACAGTGACTATTGGTCGAATCTGTTAAACCGGGAGAGTACCGTTTATTACCGCGAGAAAAGCTACAACATCAATAATAATAAAGAAGGGACGATTCAGCTCGATTTTACGAATCCGCTCGATAGCATCAGTAAACTCGAACTCGGCACCAAAACCATCTTTCGACAGATCCTCAGCGATTATCGTATCGCCAATGCCGTTGACGGTTCGACCAACTTTTCGGATCAGCCATCTCTGGCCAACGTATTTGATTACGCCCAGCAGGTAGTAGCAGGTTATGTCGTGTATAGCCGAACACCTAAAAAGAACTGGGGAATCAACCTGGGAGCCCGCTACGAGCATACTTTTATTCAGGCCAATTTCCTGAATGGTACTGCCCCTTTTTCCAGCACGTACGGAAATTTTATCCCCAGCGTCAGCCTGTCGCGGTCGCTTAAAAAGGAGCAGCAGATACGGTTCAATTATTCGCAACGGATACAGCGACCACAATTTTATTACCTGAATCCCTACGTCAATCAGTCAGACTCGAAAAACCTGTATGGAGGCAATCCGTATCTGAAACCGGAGTTAACCCATTCGGTAGAAGCCAACTACAGTATTTCTATAAAGCAAACGAGCCTTAATCTATCGGCGTTTCTGCGGCAGACCAACAACGCCATCGAAAGCATTAACACAGTTGACGATCAGGGCGTTTTGAAGCAGATTTTTCAGAATGTGGCCCAGAACTCAGCCTATGGCTTTAACCTGAGTGCCAACACAAAACTAACGAAGCAGTGGTCGGTGAACGGATCGCTCAACGTGTTCTATAATGTGCTGGAAAGCGCTGAACTGAAAACCCGCAACGAAGACTGGATGTATCGGATCAATCTGAATTCCTCCGTTGATTTCGGGAAAGGAATCAAAGCCCAATTCTTCGGCTTTTATAATTCGGCGCGGGTAAACCTGCAAGGCACATACGGCGGCTTTGGTTTTTACAACATCGTGGTGCAGAAGGAAGTCCTCAAAAAGAAAGGCACTATTGGCTTTGGCTACGACAATCCATTCAATGAAACTATTAGCTGGCGGAATGACTTCATAGGACCTAATTTTGTCCAAACTCAGGATGTATCCATGTATCGTCGGGGCTGGCGGCTGAACCTGAAATATGAATTCGGGAAAATGTCCAGCAACCAGCGCCAGAAAAAACGGATCAGCAACGACGATAAGAAAGGGGGCGATGGCAATAACTAAAGAATGCTCAGAACCTGGTTAGT
This window of the Spirosoma aerolatum genome carries:
- the porU2 gene encoding putative type IX secretion system sortase PorU2 yields the protein MFRLFVYLIFIFLVGSSFPIKAQAIDPNPTQWISYDQTYYKIPVAEPGIYRITAAELARTGIPVHQLDPTTLQLFHRGIEQAIFIEGEADHRFDPTDFLEFYGQPNDGTQDSLLYRPHSAQPHRYYSLFNDTTAYFLTWRLDGKPGKRMAIQTDTNANGLIPETYHWSEELRLFTSDYPGWAAGLLGKTEYSYYEAGEGYTGQRQQKNQPSFAPFQLTDPARYGPDPQVDVLVVGREVSNHRVSCLIGSTAEHLRLQDSVRFVGYANAHMQFPVNWSAIDTDGHLMVSTVSGNETTTSDTYSVSYIRLRYPQRLTANRQSFKRFELQPNFTGRALLTISDVLPNTAFWDITSPDTPSRLRVLSDSATSARLVVSGTTSPRTLLSTTDRKLIAGLHRITFTDWSGRTPSYVIISHESLMKPATSTAGDTTSNAVKAYAAYRASTAGGGFDTLTVTMQQLIDQYSYGERHPLAIRRFIRPFLQANAVSPYLLLIGRGRSTPGIRKDPQQAMLDMVMTAGYPGSDTWFSAEPIPDQPNIPTTPTGRINASTPLDVMNYLAKVKEFEKPSSNQLWRKHLLHLSGGLSPNELSLFRQLVDTYRTQAVGPALGALVTTVSKVSDQPVEVPGIAKTVNNGVGLITFFGHSGLDVTDLDIGFCSNEALGYRNKGNYPLLLVNGCAIGNIFYGRPTLSTDWVLTADRGAIAALAHSHLGTVDALHQYTSTFYNLLADSVQLNKSIGLLQLETIRRVLTQTTDGQALATCQQMVLQGDPAIRLFPFSTPDYVLNDNSLTIEAPTGQPLTLLSDSIQIRVAVDNIGLFRPGLLPFRVRRWINGQETGVFNLTLVHTIAYRDTLTLTLPTDRTAEGANRFEVTINPIGQPATQPESDHTNNQAQIEINLISPKPVLIYPPSSTTLTNPSVQLTAQYISDGPHRFELDLDSTARFDSPFRTTQLLTAHQFISYSTVLPNQPNVTYFWRVRLADNLALPFDTTAWSVGSFVYAPFTAATGLPEGQLQAIAQLPTDSQQGDIVSIPVQLTNLSPYPFSDSLVVQQTVYATALSTPQLTQWRIEPPAQADTVRFSIRIPTERLPGRNRVRLTVNPHLQPEYSYLNNTLDFPLLVDPDVLGPLLEVAFDGARIADGAVVSSHPVLDILVADDNRSLMRQDTLGLDIYLQKTGKNAPFVRLNWHNVIRQSMEKGNIFRLQYPLPTLTDGLYHLIATARDAVGNAAVPYQVSFRVVSETLLDQLSVSPNPFQHQVVFSFSLTGEQAPSTMTLTIIDLNGHLVRSLFPVARIGRNQLVWDGRDETGTLRPAGMYLYQLTVLDAQGEFWPVADPDRERLRGRIVFIR
- a CDS encoding cation diffusion facilitator family transporter, which codes for MASSKTPLYTALAANLGIAATKFVAAGVTGSSAMISEGIHSLVDTLNELLLLLGLARSQRPPDQKRPFGYGREQYFWSYVVALLIFAVGGGVSLYEGITHLQHPELIRDPFWNYIVLGVAFALDGYSMLTALRAFNAQRGSQPFWAAVKDSKDSATFTVLFEDVSDVLGLIIAFLGVFLGHTLQNPYLDGTASILIGLLLVMVAGVLARESKSLLLGEGVDAETRYQLISITEADVAVQKVVNIATIYLGPEEITLVQGVAFQPELTTDEINETIVRVHHSIQAQFPAIKHAYIQPVALPASA
- a CDS encoding aspartyl protease family protein encodes the protein MHPGRLLRFVILLISVFSLTPFIGLAQSAGHLLPIIIQDNLIYVQVRVNGRGPYNFILNSGISGLGHIDQQLAKELNLNIVGFQENREGTQIKREFLVAVDKLSIGQVTHTNLKLTVRNDNEHAHQLPINGVIGRDFFSRFLITVDGPNQRLRISQDTLASKNKGVVRYTNPFLVLGKLGPREVLFNLDVGSALPLLVPKALLTGIHYTDTAHQQIVTQANTTFTLQEAVIHDELTVGGILLKDQTIYYSDKAHQINVGVDFLKNHTVSFDQRKKLIRLE
- a CDS encoding nuclear transport factor 2 family protein, whose amino-acid sequence is MADFDHRLVLIAAYAAFNARAIDAALATMHPDVNWPNGWKGGRVIGHDAIRAYWTQQWEELNPHVEPQRCTTDDDGRVTVDVHQVVSDYAGHTLADEQIQHIYEFENGLIKRMDIQRI
- a CDS encoding TonB-dependent receptor domain-containing protein; its protein translation is MKSFLLTLLALASSTGILLAQQTKISGSLLDSTASKPVEFATVALLKEGKIVDGATADANGKFVFTKASAGKYGLQISFVGYTPKTVEGINVVAEQDLDVGVIKLSQAVQKLAEVTVTEQKSLFEEKSDRMVYNAEKDISVKGGDATDVLKKIPSIAVDIEGNVQLRGSSNIKVLINNKPSSIVARSISDALKQIPADIIKQVEVITSPSAKYDAEGTAGIINIITKKNSLQGTNGSISPNFSQWNNWQNASINHRMKNLSLSANGGYSDWKNKRYIQLLRSFSAEGVTTNQRQPQWVIGNGQNVYANVNADWDIDSLNRMGAGINYYNGDNTNGFNIDFEESRQGVISQYFHRDMSRTYDWAGATLNLDYTRLFKKPKKELNFLMMYSFEGEDSDYWSNLLNRESTVYYREKSYNINNNKEGTIQLDFTNPLDSISKLELGTKTIFRQILSDYRIANAVDGSTNFSDQPSLANVFDYAQQVVAGYVVYSRTPKKNWGINLGARYEHTFIQANFLNGTAPFSSTYGNFIPSVSLSRSLKKEQQIRFNYSQRIQRPQFYYLNPYVNQSDSKNLYGGNPYLKPELTHSVEANYSISIKQTSLNLSAFLRQTNNAIESINTVDDQGVLKQIFQNVAQNSAYGFNLSANTKLTKQWSVNGSLNVFYNVLESAELKTRNEDWMYRINLNSSVDFGKGIKAQFFGFYNSARVNLQGTYGGFGFYNIVVQKEVLKKKGTIGFGYDNPFNETISWRNDFIGPNFVQTQDVSMYRRGWRLNLKYEFGKMSSNQRQKKRISNDDKKGGDGNN